Proteins from a genomic interval of Pseudodesulfovibrio nedwellii:
- a CDS encoding glycosyl transferase family 2, which translates to MSKLIKHYTDAVLAFAFKDQPSKTILQKTSEDIPAFTERTLNIFKKSRATALVLFGLGDGKHALALHAALPETTKLFVCETDMNTARTFLKSNSDWTDKNSNVNLICDTSLWAQLYLLALANVSSDTATLVLNPTMDDETKQQYQSLQRLFMQSKPHQAINSSYLSHVGVAAPDLSVGAILSPDEPDLDVYFGQFPDWVKEVVVVWDNETVPETNYPCAAPVRHFAHPLDDFASQRNRMLDECEGDWILCLDGDEMFNEEVWDLFPACMLVKRLEACYFPRMTLYPDENHSKVGYGLWPDLQLRLFKNSKDIRFERPIHERLTGIQGRTALALDAPILHYSRLRKSPEVLTAKLKRFDKAGGDTITHVLSEDYPNVERSLFAEASFIMGAIQMLMLEENPA; encoded by the coding sequence ATGAGCAAACTGATAAAACACTATACCGACGCAGTTCTGGCCTTTGCCTTCAAAGACCAACCATCCAAAACGATTCTACAAAAAACTTCTGAAGATATCCCGGCTTTCACCGAGCGCACCCTCAATATCTTCAAAAAGAGCCGAGCCACGGCTCTGGTTCTCTTCGGACTGGGTGACGGCAAACATGCCTTGGCCCTTCACGCGGCCCTCCCGGAAACCACCAAATTATTCGTATGTGAAACTGACATGAATACAGCCCGGACCTTTCTGAAATCCAATTCGGATTGGACTGACAAGAACTCAAACGTCAATCTCATCTGCGATACTTCCCTGTGGGCACAGTTGTATCTCCTGGCTCTGGCTAATGTATCGTCAGACACGGCCACCCTCGTTCTAAACCCAACCATGGATGACGAAACCAAACAACAATATCAATCTCTGCAACGACTGTTCATGCAGAGCAAACCACATCAGGCCATCAATAGTTCCTACCTAAGTCACGTGGGTGTGGCTGCCCCCGATCTCTCTGTCGGCGCCATTCTCAGCCCGGACGAACCAGACCTCGACGTATATTTTGGTCAATTCCCTGATTGGGTCAAAGAAGTGGTCGTAGTCTGGGACAATGAAACCGTCCCAGAAACAAACTACCCTTGTGCTGCTCCGGTCCGTCACTTCGCCCACCCCCTCGATGATTTCGCATCCCAGCGAAACCGCATGCTTGACGAATGTGAAGGCGATTGGATTCTATGTCTGGACGGTGACGAGATGTTCAACGAAGAAGTGTGGGATCTCTTCCCGGCCTGTATGCTCGTAAAAAGGCTGGAAGCTTGTTATTTTCCCAGGATGACTCTGTACCCGGACGAAAATCATTCCAAAGTTGGGTACGGTCTTTGGCCCGACCTCCAATTACGTCTTTTCAAAAACAGTAAAGACATCCGCTTTGAGCGCCCCATCCACGAACGACTGACAGGTATTCAGGGACGCACAGCCCTTGCGTTGGACGCTCCTATCCTGCATTACAGCCGCCTACGCAAGTCGCCTGAGGTTCTGACCGCCAAATTAAAACGCTTTGACAAAGCAGGTGGTGACACCATAACGCATGTACTCAGCGAGGATTATCCCAATGTGGAACGATCCCTCTTCGCCGAAGCGTCATTCATCATGGGTGCGATTCAGATGCTTATGCTCGAAGAAAACCCTGCATAA
- a CDS encoding zinc-ribbon domain-containing protein, which produces MQIICPECKFAREVDESKIPPRSQVATCPKCQTKFKFREIPEQEFVIEEPEAPAPEPIVTSQEQAKSPEPETSERTFPDLPTPGEKPKEDLWKQLDAMAPPEPKATPQHNSDTSNEPTSTEPYTHQNGPEPVDGWNGEFNADFPEPLDEPKIIYPSGQTPQTDEQQPVDGWNGEFSEDFPDPMQTESDENETPEASMEVPPPFEQLDRYGFFGGLFMTIKLALFSPRLFFSVMPVGGGLSKPLTFAILVAMIQALAQFAWGVAGLTPSIDITSNGLEVVAYNTTNGLFELLVTPAFAAMSIYFITGFYHLILKLFRAGNKGFEGSFRAVAYAYAPMITGIIPLVTLEVVSVWMLLNAIWGLVLTAIGLKYIHKISYFIIIPVILMPLLIGMILAVIGMQGQMPTM; this is translated from the coding sequence ATGCAGATAATATGTCCCGAATGCAAATTCGCCCGCGAAGTGGACGAAAGCAAGATACCCCCTCGTTCGCAGGTTGCCACCTGCCCAAAATGTCAAACGAAATTCAAATTTCGCGAAATACCGGAACAGGAATTTGTCATTGAGGAACCGGAAGCTCCGGCACCGGAGCCCATTGTTACGTCACAAGAACAAGCCAAGTCCCCGGAACCGGAAACATCCGAACGGACTTTCCCAGACCTTCCCACTCCGGGCGAAAAGCCCAAGGAAGACCTATGGAAACAGCTGGACGCCATGGCTCCGCCCGAACCGAAAGCAACACCTCAACACAATTCTGACACGTCCAATGAACCGACATCAACTGAACCCTATACTCATCAGAATGGGCCAGAACCTGTCGATGGCTGGAACGGTGAATTCAATGCAGATTTCCCCGAGCCATTGGACGAACCCAAAATAATCTACCCTTCCGGCCAGACGCCACAGACCGACGAGCAACAGCCCGTGGATGGCTGGAATGGCGAATTTAGTGAAGATTTCCCCGATCCCATGCAGACTGAAAGCGATGAAAACGAAACCCCAGAAGCCTCCATGGAAGTTCCGCCGCCCTTTGAGCAATTGGATCGCTATGGATTTTTCGGCGGCCTGTTCATGACAATAAAACTGGCCCTGTTTTCACCGCGTCTCTTCTTTTCGGTCATGCCCGTAGGTGGAGGTTTGTCCAAACCTCTGACTTTTGCCATTCTTGTGGCGATGATTCAGGCTCTGGCCCAATTTGCATGGGGTGTTGCAGGCCTGACTCCCAGCATTGACATCACTTCAAACGGCCTGGAAGTCGTCGCATACAACACAACCAACGGACTGTTCGAACTTCTGGTCACACCCGCCTTTGCGGCCATGTCCATTTATTTCATTACTGGATTCTACCATCTCATCCTGAAACTGTTTCGAGCAGGCAATAAAGGTTTCGAAGGGTCTTTCAGAGCTGTTGCCTATGCCTATGCCCCAATGATTACGGGGATAATTCCATTAGTGACCCTTGAAGTGGTCAGCGTATGGATGCTCCTGAACGCCATATGGGGATTGGTCCTGACTGCCATCGGCCTCAAGTATATCCACAAGATATCCTACTTCATTATCATTCCGGTTATACTCATGCCACTGCTTATCGGTATGATCCTCGCCGTTATTGGTATGCAGGGACAGATGCCTACGATGTAG